One window of the Eucalyptus grandis isolate ANBG69807.140 chromosome 6, ASM1654582v1, whole genome shotgun sequence genome contains the following:
- the LOC120294486 gene encoding cytochrome P450 CYP72A219-like yields the protein MGKRAEQSVAGEVDVRPHLEDLSSDVISRAAFGCSYEQSKRIFLVQKEQIGLFFRIMQFTFIPGWRNFDGKNSSQQISSWETYAFLPELCKLLMLLIHRGQEMWGDDAKEFELERLSEGVSKVTKNVLCFSSFSWDPRTCIGLNFVLLEAKVFLALVSMILFQVLRLHTPGYMTTRNSSQDNPVGRFFEGVSKAGKNKLCGFPLCGGTRTLHWPNYALREAKVLPALVLQKFSIQPSPSHKDAPSRLLASLMFVLIGCTSLFLIFGQSSFGDIFVPVTSFRFTELNTLDKQIDSKGYQT from the exons ATGGGGAAAAGGGCGGAGCAAAGTGTAGCTGGTGAAGTGGACGTGCGGCCTCACCTGGAGGACCTGAGCAGTGATGTGATCTCCAGAGCCGCTTTTGGTTGTAGCTATGAACAGAGCAAGCGCATCTTCCTCGttcaaaaagaacaaattggCCTCTTTTTTAGGATTATGCAGTTCACCTTCATCCCTGGATGGAG GAATTTTGACGGCAAGAACAGTTCACAACAAATATCAAGTTGGGAAACATACGCATTCCTCCCGGAACTATGCAAGTTGCTGATGCTTCTGATCCACCGAGGCCAAGAAATGTGGGGTGACGATGCCAAAGAGTTCGAACTGGAGAGATTGTCTGAGGGAGTGTCAAAAGTGACCAAGAACGTGCTCTGCTTTTCGTCCTTCAGTTGGGATCCTAGGACTTGCATTGGCCTAAACTTTGTACTCCTTGAAGCCAAAGTTTTCCTGGCCTTG GTAAGCATGATACTGTTTCAGGTGCTCAGGTTACATACACCTGGATATATGACAACGAGAAACAGTTCACAAGACAACCCAGTTGGGAG GTTCTTCGAGGGAGTCTCGAAGGCTGGCAAGAACAAGCTCTGTGGTTTCCCTTTATGTGGGGGTACTAGGACTTTGCACTGGCCAAACTATGCACTCCGTGAAGCCAAAGTTCTCCCGGCCTTAGTTCTGCAGAAGTTCTCAATACAGCCATCTCCATCTCACAAGGATGCCCCTAGTCGTTTGCTCGCTTCTCTAATGTTTGTTTTGATTGGTTGCACTAGTTTGTTTCTTATATTTGGACAAAGTTCCTTCggagatatattcgttcctgtGACTAGTTTCCGTTTTACGGAATTGAATACGTTAGATAAACAGATAGACAGCAAAGGATACCAGACATGA
- the LOC104450062 gene encoding probable sodium/metabolite cotransporter BASS1, chloroplastic yields the protein MQSTAVRSSCNGSSVFNRHPQSTLGTRDLSRANLTPNPGFKFRTFPSSKSPSPSTSRHSIAISRCLLPSEAPERPPFVKSTSKVGAKFWPLHCGISTNTFDPSEGRSFRDWIELVGEVISTAFPIWVALGCLLGLVKPSCYDWVKPKWSVLGIAVTMLGMGMTLSFDDLRGALAMPKELISGFLLQYSVMPISAFLVSKLLNLPSHYAAGLILVGCCPGGTASNIVTYLARGNVALSVLMTAASTISAVIMTPFLTAKLAGQYVAVDAAGLLLSTLQVVLLPVLAGAFLNQYFQSLVKLVSPLMPPIAVATVAVLCGNAIAQSSSAILSSGRQVLLAASLLHASGFFFGYILSRILKLDEASARTVSIEVGMQNSVLGVVLATQHFGNPLTAVPCAVSSVCHSIFGSVLAGFWRRSLPSEKLK from the exons ATGCAGTCCACCGCGGTGCGCTCATCCTGTAATGGGAGCAGCGTCTTCAATCGCCACCCCCAGTCCACCCTCGGAACTCGCGATCTTTCACGAGCTAATCTGACGCCCAATCCCGGCTTCAAATTTCGCACCTTCCCGTCATCGAAATCGCCCTCGCCGTCGACTTCTCGTCATTCAATCGCAATATCTCGATGCCTACTGCCCTCGGAAGCACCGGAACGCCCTCCTTTTGTTAAATCTACTTCGAAAGTGGGTGCTAAGTTCTGGCCGCTTCACTGCGGAATTTCGACGAACACCTTCGATCCGAGCGAGGGTAGAAGCTTCCGAGACTGGATTGAGCTGGTGGGTGAAGTGATATCGACGGCATTTCCCATATGGGTGGCGCTGGGGTGCTTGTTGGGGCTCGTGAAGCCGAGTTGCTACGACTGGGTCAAGCCCAAGTGGAGCGTTCTTGGGATCGCGGTGACCATGCTCGGCATGGGCATGACCCTCAGTTTCGATGATCTTCGTGGCGCTTTGGCCATGCCCAAGGAGCTGATCTCCGGGTTTTTGCTCCAGTACTCG GTGATGCCGATCTCTGCATTTCTTGTCAGCAAGCTGCTGAATCTGCCATCGCATTATGCGGCCGGATTAATATTGGTTGGCTGTTGCCCTGGCG GGACGGCTAGTAACATAGTCACTTATCTTGCACG GGGAAATGTCGCTCTTTCAGTGTTGATGACAGCTGCAAGCACTATATCAGCTGTG ATAATGACTCCATTTCTGACCGCAAAACTTGCTGGACAGTATGTCGCGGTTGATGCAGCTGGACTCCTGCTTTCGACCCTTCAG GTAGTCCTTCTTCCCGTCCTGGCCGGTGCATTTCTTAACCAGTATTTCCAGAGTTTGGTTAAGTTAGTTTCCCCCTTGATGCCACCGATTGCTGTGGCAACTGTGGCTGTATTATgtggaaatgcaattgcacaGAGCTCTTCAGCAATACTCTCGTCGGGTCGACAAGTTCTGCTTGCCGCGTCTCTTCTTCACGCATCTGGATTTTTCTTTGGCTATATACTCTCTAGAATACTTAAGCTGGATGAGGCATCAGCAAGGACTGTCTCAATCGAGGTGGGCATGCAG aacTCGGTGCTGGGAGTAGTTCTGGCCACTCAACATTTTGGGAACCCGCTGACGGCAGTGCCATGTGCAGTCTCGAGTGTTTGTCATTCGATTTTTGGTAGCGTCTTGGCAGGATTCTGGAGACGCTCTTTGCCCTCTGAAAAGCTCAAGTAG
- the LOC104450056 gene encoding ribokinase — translation MRTTAFSPSNHWNPSFRNSQITTQRPRPKTNVNPFLFDPQNPLNPRQARPPFPSFSINPSRNPPTPISQNPSFDPPPLVVVGSANADIYVEIERLPKEGETISAASGQTLAGGKGANQAACGGKLRYPTYFLGQVGEDAHGKLVSQALEDSGVKLDYLNIVSGIPTGHAVVMLQSDGQNSIIIVGGTNMCSWPEVLPDEDLELVKNAGIVLLQREIPDFVNHQVAKAARSAGVPVILDAGGMDTPIPHELLSSVDIFSPNETELARLSGMPTENFEQICQAVAKFHKMGIKQVLLKLGDKGSALFIEGEEPIKQPIIKAKKVLDTTGAGDTFTAAFSVAHVEGRSKAECLRFAAAAASLCVQVKGAIPSMPVRESVSDLLQSL, via the exons ATGAGAACGACGGCATTTTCACCATCAAACCATTGGAACCCCTCCTTCCGAAACTCCCAAATCACCACACAACGTCCTCGTCCTAAAACCAACGTCAACCCCTTTCTTTTCGACCCCCAGAACCCGTTGAATCCCCGTCAAGCTCGTCCACCGTTTCCTTCCTTCTCCATTAACCCCTCGAGAAACCCACCAACACCCATCTCCCAAAATCCCAGCTTTGACCCGCCCCCGTTGGTGGTCGTCGGATCCGCGAATGCCGACATATATGTGGAGATCGAGCGGCTGCCGAAAGAGGGGGAGACGATCTCGGCCGCCTCCGGCCAGACTCTGGCCGGCGGCAAGGGTGCGAACCAAGCCGCTTGCGGCGGCAAATTGCGTTATCCCACTTATTTCTTGGGCCAGGTTGGCGAAGATGCTCACGGGAAGTTGGTTTCTCAGGCACTTGAGGATAGTGGGGTCAAACTTGATTATCTTAACATCGTGAGTGGGATTCCCACTGGGCATGCGGTGGTGATGCTGCAATCTGATGGGCAGAACTCGATCATTATCGTCGGTGGGACCAACATGTGCTCGTGGCCTGAGGTCTTGCCTGATGAGGACTTGGAGCTCGTGAAGAATGCTGGGATTGTTTTGCTGCAGAGGGAAATTCCTGATTTTGTCAACCATCAAGTTGCCAAG GCTGCAAGGAGTGCAGGTGTTCCAGTCATTTTGGATGCTGGGGGAATGGATACACCAATTCCACATGAACTTTTGAGTTCTGTTGACATATTTAGCCCAAATGAAACCGAGCTCGCTCGCCTAAGTGGAATGCCCAcagaaaattttgaacaaatctGCCAAGCTGTAGCGAAGTTTCACAAAATG GGAATTAAGCAAGTATTACTAAAACTTGGGGACAAAGGCTCTGCTTTGTTCATAGAAGGGGAAGAACCAATCAAGCAACCCATCATAAAAGCAAAGAAGGTCCTCGACACGACTGGAGCTGGTGACACATTTACCGCTGCTTTTTCCGTGGCTCATGTCGAGGGCAGATCCAAAGCAGAGTGCCTCAGATTTGCCG CTGCGGCAGCTTCTCTCTGTGTCCAAGTGAAGGGCGCCATTCCAAGCATGCCGGTTAGAGAATCAGTTTCGGATCTTCTGCAGTCTCTCTGA
- the LOC104450058 gene encoding protein Jade-1 produces RSLRIPRPAPPPPPPTACPRRRGCGRRTRISRPFCLSTSTPSTSLVFSKLGSRQRRRGLPTPRKIKEEGEGKEEPLVLEPSAQAGVTISSREDRVETKAEEEEGRGEERNGDGNEEEEDGIVCAICQSTDGDPDDPIVFCDGCDLMAHTTCYGNPLAKGVPEGDWFCNQCLISNASESKVESFSCCLCPNNGGALKSTIEGSWAHVVCALLVPEVFFEDPAGRDAINCSKVPKKRWGKKCYVCRDTNGCAIDCSEPKCPLAFHVTCGLRQDLCIEYREGKRNAAVVAAFCKNHTELWKKQERTGKFKIVAREEQQ; encoded by the exons CGCTCCCTCCGGATCCCGCgccccgccccgccgccgccgccgcctacTGCTTGCCCACGAAGAAGAGGGTGTGGGCGCCGGACCCGGATCTCACGCCCCTTTTGCCTCTCGACCTCAACGCCGAGTACAAGCCTCGTGTTCTCGAAGTTGGGTTCGAGGCAGAGGAGGAGAGGGCTTCCCAcaccaagaaaaattaaagaagaaggtGAGGGAAAGGAGGAGCCTTTGGTTTTGGAGCCTAGCGCTCAAGCAGGGGTGACGATCAGCAGTCGAGAAGATCGAGTGGAAACGAAggcggaggaagaggaaggaagaggagaagagagaaatggtGATGggaacgaggaggaggaggacgggaTCGTCTGTGCTATCTGTCAAAGTACGGATGGAGATCCGGATGACCCGATCGTGTTCTGCGACGGTTGCGATCTGATGGCGCACACCACTTGCTATGGGAATCCTCTCGCGAAGGGTGTTCCGGAAGGCGACTGGTTCTGCAATCAGTGCCTGATTTCTAACGCTTCCGAAAGCAAAGTCGAGTCCTTTTCCTGTTGTTTGTGTCCGAACAACGGAGGCGCTTTGAAGTCCACCATCGAGGGCTCGTGGGCTCATGTCGTTTGCGCGCTGCTTGTCCCCGAGGTCTTCTTCGAGGACCCAGCAGGGAGAGATGCGATCAATTGTTCCAAGGTTCCGAAGAAGAGGTGGGGGAAGAAGTGCTATGTTTGCCGAGACACAAACGGGTGCGCCATCGATTGCTCCGAGCCGAAGTGCCCTTTGGCTTTTCACGTCACTTGTGGGTTGCGTCAGGATCTCTGCATTGAGTACCGCGAAGGGAAGAGGAATGCTGCCGTCGTTGCTGCTTTTTGCAAGAACCACACCGAATTGTGGAAAAAG CAAGAACGGACAGGAAAGTTCAAGATTGTAGCTAGGGAAGAGCAGCAGTAG